From the Paludisphaera rhizosphaerae genome, the window GCTCCGAACCGTGGACAGCCCAGATCCACCAATCGCTGAGAAATCCCCTTTCGGAACGCCTCCCCTTTTGCCTCCTCACTCTGAAGGTCGCAAGGCAATCCCCGCTCAGCGGCACCGAAGTAGGATAAACCTGGGCACCGTGGCCACGCTCGCGTGGTCATGAACCGACTTGGGCGACTGCGTGACCGACGCCGATCGCATGGCCACGCAAGCGTGGCCATGGCACCCGAGCCCAACTTTCAATCCGGAAACAACTTCGGACAGACAGAAGTGGGCGAGGAGTGTTGAAAAAACAACACTCTCACGAATCGCAGTCAGAAGTCGCGTGGTGAGGACGGCCGTCCAGAACCAAAATGGGCCTTTTGGTCGTATGGTATCTCAATGGAGGGACCGACCAGGCCGCCTCCGAGGTTGGTGGCAAAGATCGAGGACGAAACGGTCCGGTCTTTGCGTTGAAATCGGCCGAACGAACCCAACGCCCAGGGCGGATTTTCCATAAACAAAGCGTTTCCTCATCGAGAGTTCCGTCGAATGGCTCCGGTCACGCCCGGCTGGGAACGAAGCCAACGCCGTCGGGGTTGTTGACAAGGCCGTGTGGGGTTCCGATCATTCAGGGGGCGCAGCCGGCCCCCTCGGCGAGGATCGCCGAATCCGGAGACCGGCGAAATCTTCCAACGCCACCGGCCTCTCGGGGCGTAACAAGATTTGTGGGGAGATGGCGCGATGCGGAAACGGGTCGGAAACGTCATCCCTTCATCGCCCGAGGCGGACGCCGACGGGCGAAGCGAACTCCTGAACGGGCCTGGCGTTGCGTCTGACGTGGCGGCGGTCGAGCCGACGCCCCTGGACGACGAGGGGAACCTCAACGACGCCTGGCTCGTCGAGCGGGTGCGGCGAGGCGACCACGCGGCCTTCGGCGTTCTCGTGAGGCGCTACGAGCGGAAGCTGATCCGGGTGCTGACGCGGCTCGTCCGCGATCCCGAGATCGCCCGCGACCTGGCGCAAGAGACGTTCTGGCGGGTGTACAACCGGCTGGATCGTTTCGACACGGGGAGGCGCTTCGGCCCCTGGCTGTTCCGCATCGGCGTCAACCTGGGCCTGGATCAGCTTCGGCGCGGGCGGGGCGAGCCGCCCCCCGGGTCGCTGGATCGGGTCCACGGCGACGAAGGCGTCCCCTATGACCCGCCCGACCCTGACCCCCGCGTCCGGGCCGAGCTGGCTCAGGAAGTTCAGTTCATCCTGGCCCAACTTCCGCTGTCGTACCGAACCATCCTGGTGCTCCGCGACCTGGAAGGGTTCTCGTCGTCGGAAGTGGCCGCGATCGTGGGAAGACGAGAGGCGACGATCCGCTGGCGCCTGTCGAAGGCGCGGGAGAGGTTTCGCCAAATCTGGGAGCGTCGCCAGGATGCGGCGCAGGAGGCAGCCACGGACGGCTGACCATCGACCATGACGAAAACGCCGGACGACAAAGCGTGCGCCTGGGTTCGCGACCGACTGCCGATGCTGGCGGAGACGGACGCCGACTCCCTCGCGCCCGCCCCTGAGACGGAAGCCGCCCTGGCCCCCCAGGAACGTCGAGCCGTTGAGGCCCACCTGGCCGGCTGCCCGGCTTGCCTCGCCCGTCGCGAGAGCCAGACCCGGGCGTTCGACGCCCTGTCGGCCGCGGCCGTCGAGCCGCCGATCGGCCCCGGCGCCCCCTCGCTATGGCCGGCGCTTCAGGCGCGGATCCAGGCCGCCGAAGCCCGGACGCGCAACCCGTTGAACCACGCCGCGGCCCGCGCGGCGAGCGTCCTCGACGAACTCCCCCTGCAACTGGTCTGGACCGAAGACACCGCCCGCGAGGAGGTTCCGGAACGGCTTCGCCGCTGGTTCGACCCTCAGCGCGCCGCCGTCGCCTGCGATCGTCTTCTTCAGCCCGCCGCTGGACTCGCCGGCGCGCTGGCCGCCGCAGCCCTGCTGGCGGCCGTCGTCGGGTACTCGCTGGCCCAGACCTCCCGCGACGAGCACGAGGCGCGAATCGCCGCCGCCGCCGCCCCGCTCCAGGTCACGGCCCCGGTTCAGGCCGAGTCCGTTCCGCTGGTCGTCACGCCTTCCCGGGCCGAGGCGATCGGGGTTCTC encodes:
- a CDS encoding zf-HC2 domain-containing protein — translated: MTKTPDDKACAWVRDRLPMLAETDADSLAPAPETEAALAPQERRAVEAHLAGCPACLARRESQTRAFDALSAAAVEPPIGPGAPSLWPALQARIQAAEARTRNPLNHAAARAASVLDELPLQLVWTEDTAREEVPERLRRWFDPQRAAVACDRLLQPAAGLAGALAAAALLAAVVGYSLAQTSRDEHEARIAAAAAPLQVTAPVQAESVPLVVTPSRAEAIGVLASSGPADLAVLDARSLAQNTLPPLREPDGRGVDVDQAARSVPAPLPTAVRFDLDRGVPMPPDARVGKPAY
- a CDS encoding RNA polymerase sigma factor is translated as MRKRVGNVIPSSPEADADGRSELLNGPGVASDVAAVEPTPLDDEGNLNDAWLVERVRRGDHAAFGVLVRRYERKLIRVLTRLVRDPEIARDLAQETFWRVYNRLDRFDTGRRFGPWLFRIGVNLGLDQLRRGRGEPPPGSLDRVHGDEGVPYDPPDPDPRVRAELAQEVQFILAQLPLSYRTILVLRDLEGFSSSEVAAIVGRREATIRWRLSKARERFRQIWERRQDAAQEAATDG